A window from Deltaproteobacteria bacterium encodes these proteins:
- a CDS encoding alpha/beta fold hydrolase → MSTPSFVRTPDASFRDLPGYAFAPHWLDWRGLRVHHLDEGPRGAPVMLLLHGEPSWSYLYRNVIPRLVAAGYRCVAPDLVGFGKSDKVTDDTWYVIERHCEMMRFVIEALDLQRITLVCQDWGGPIGLRQAVDMPERFERLVVANTWLHHEGFEYSPGIRGWRAAATDPARLGGDMPTGRIVAGSMRRPGHDLAALTRAYDAPFSGAASKAGARRFPFCIPFGEPEAGNARDQQRCFDALRAYPRPVHFAFGDADEVFTWSWAERWHSLVPGSTLDRIAGAGHFVQEDASADLASVILRRAGKAA, encoded by the coding sequence ATGAGCACGCCGAGCTTCGTCCGCACGCCTGACGCGAGCTTTCGCGACCTCCCGGGCTACGCCTTCGCGCCGCACTGGCTCGACTGGCGCGGGCTGCGCGTGCATCACCTCGACGAGGGGCCGCGCGGCGCGCCCGTGATGTTGTTATTGCACGGCGAGCCGAGCTGGTCGTACCTCTATCGCAACGTGATCCCTCGGCTCGTGGCGGCGGGTTACCGCTGCGTCGCGCCCGACCTCGTCGGCTTCGGCAAGAGCGACAAGGTCACGGACGACACCTGGTACGTGATCGAGCGCCACTGCGAGATGATGCGCTTCGTGATCGAAGCGCTCGATCTGCAGCGCATCACGCTCGTGTGCCAAGACTGGGGTGGACCGATCGGGCTCCGGCAGGCCGTCGACATGCCCGAGCGCTTCGAGCGTCTCGTCGTCGCGAATACGTGGCTGCACCACGAGGGCTTCGAGTACTCGCCGGGGATTCGCGGCTGGCGCGCGGCGGCGACCGATCCCGCGCGGCTCGGCGGCGACATGCCGACGGGCCGCATCGTCGCGGGCTCGATGCGCCGCCCCGGACACGATCTCGCGGCGCTCACGCGTGCCTACGACGCGCCGTTCAGCGGCGCCGCGAGCAAAGCCGGGGCGCGGCGCTTCCCGTTCTGCATCCCTTTCGGCGAGCCCGAGGCGGGAAACGCACGCGATCAGCAGCGTTGCTTCGATGCGCTGCGTGCCTATCCGCGGCCCGTGCACTTCGCCTTCGGCGATGCTGACGAAGTGTTCACGTGGAGCTGGGCGGAGCGCTGGCACTCGCTCGTGCCCGGCTCCACGCTCGATCGCATCGCGGGCGCGGGGCACTTCGTGCAGGAGGACGCGAGCGCGGACCTCGCGAGTGTGATCCTGCGGCGCGCGGGCAAGGCCGCTTAG
- a CDS encoding enoyl-CoA hydratase, with the protein MKLETIIVERSDDGIVTVTLNRPEKKNAINGKMWDELLATFREVRASATDRVMVLTGAGDAFCGGADLTAGGSDPRHQLDRMHHFGSIGLALHEITKPCIAKVNGVAVGAGLNIALGCDLIVAGESARFSEIFAQRGLSIDLGGSWLLPRLVGIHKAKELALLAEIVSAKEAERIGIVNRVVPDAELDKFVGEWAAKLAAGPPIALQMTKRMITSGLTMSMGESLHWEAMAQTVTGGTQDTAEAMRAFVEKRKPQFKGR; encoded by the coding sequence ATGAAGCTCGAGACGATCATCGTGGAACGCAGCGACGACGGCATCGTGACCGTCACGCTGAACCGGCCCGAGAAGAAGAACGCGATCAACGGGAAGATGTGGGACGAGCTGCTCGCCACCTTCCGCGAAGTGCGCGCGAGCGCGACGGATCGCGTGATGGTGCTGACCGGCGCGGGCGATGCGTTCTGCGGCGGCGCGGACCTGACGGCGGGTGGCAGCGACCCGCGCCACCAGCTCGACCGCATGCATCACTTCGGTTCCATCGGGCTCGCGCTGCACGAGATCACGAAGCCGTGCATCGCGAAGGTGAACGGCGTGGCGGTGGGCGCCGGGCTCAACATCGCGCTCGGCTGCGACCTGATCGTGGCCGGCGAGAGCGCGCGCTTCTCGGAAATCTTCGCGCAGCGCGGCCTCTCGATCGATCTCGGCGGTTCGTGGCTGCTGCCGCGCCTCGTGGGCATTCACAAGGCGAAGGAGCTGGCGCTGCTCGCGGAGATCGTGTCCGCGAAGGAAGCGGAGCGGATCGGCATCGTAAACCGCGTCGTGCCCGACGCCGAGCTCGACAAGTTCGTGGGTGAGTGGGCCGCGAAGCTCGCCGCCGGGCCGCCGATCGCGCTGCAGATGACGAAGCGCATGATCACGAGCGGGCTCACGATGAGCATGGGCGAGTCCTTGCACTGGGAGGCGATGGCGCAGACCGTCACCGGCGGCACGCAGGACACCGCCGAGGCGATGCGCGCGTTCGTGGAGAAGCGCAAGCCGCAGTTCAAGGGGCGCTAG
- a CDS encoding nuclear transport factor 2 family protein, with protein sequence MPAFPRSEVEAAYKNFIAVGDSGDWSAWADLHSEDGVWIEHHLGTFRGREAIRAAITRVMKPVPMMTFPVAWHAIEGNRVVYYPWQVMPDPKGGSEVYRFGCVTILEYAGNGLFSLQEDLYNPKEGEEVMKRWAAAGGKFAR encoded by the coding sequence ATGCCCGCCTTCCCCCGTTCCGAAGTCGAAGCCGCCTACAAGAACTTCATCGCAGTCGGCGACTCGGGTGACTGGAGCGCGTGGGCCGATCTGCACAGCGAGGACGGCGTCTGGATCGAGCATCACCTCGGCACGTTTCGAGGGCGCGAGGCAATTCGTGCGGCGATCACACGCGTGATGAAGCCGGTGCCGATGATGACGTTCCCGGTCGCGTGGCACGCGATCGAGGGCAACCGCGTCGTCTACTACCCGTGGCAGGTGATGCCCGATCCGAAGGGCGGCAGCGAGGTCTACCGCTTCGGCTGCGTGACGATCCTCGAGTACGCGGGGAACGGGCTCTTCAGCCTGCAGGAAGATCTCTACAACCCGAAGGAGGGCGAGGAGGTGATGAAGCGCTGGGCCGCGGCGGGCGGGAAGTTCGCGCGGTGA
- a CDS encoding VOC family protein: MLTLAQLALAVRDYDEAIAWFSRALGFALVEDTPLGGEKRWVVMRPPGPGGADLLLARAVNPEQASRIGNQTGGRVFLFLNTDDFWRDHDAFVARGVKFVVAPHDEAYGTAAVFEDLYGNRWDLIGRRA; encoded by the coding sequence ATGCTCACGCTCGCGCAGCTCGCGCTGGCGGTGCGCGACTACGACGAGGCGATCGCGTGGTTCTCGCGCGCGCTCGGCTTCGCGCTCGTGGAGGACACGCCGCTCGGCGGCGAGAAGCGCTGGGTGGTGATGCGCCCGCCCGGCCCCGGCGGCGCAGACTTGTTACTGGCGCGCGCGGTGAACCCCGAGCAGGCGAGCCGCATCGGCAACCAGACGGGCGGCCGCGTGTTCTTGTTCCTCAACACCGACGACTTCTGGCGCGATCACGACGCTTTCGTCGCCCGCGGCGTGAAGTTCGTGGTGGCGCCGCACGACGAGGCGTACGGAACGGCGGCGGTGTTCGAGGACTTGTACGGCAACCGCTGGGACTTGATCGGGCGCCGCGCGTGA